A stretch of Rhodohalobacter mucosus DNA encodes these proteins:
- a CDS encoding dihydroorotase, whose translation MAQTPNLLIKNCKPVGDGFTGSKTMDIRIKNGIIDEISDSLSKSGDEEVFDAQEAYVSGGWMDMHVHFREPGFEHKETIESGCRAASFGGFTEVACMPNTQPPIHTRDVVEYIKKRSEKEAVEVHPIGCVTKERKGDSIAEMSDMKDGGAVAFSDDGDPVSSARVMRVALEYSSMLGMPIINHEEDLELSRPGHMNEGTVSTRLGIEGTPGIAEETMIARDILLAGFTGGHIHVAHISTRKAVDLVRRAKAEGIHVTTEVCTHHFDLTDEEIDRRHFDTNVKMHPPLRTRDDVEAMIEGLQDGTIDVICTDHAPHAIEEKEVEFIYAPNGITGLETAWSVTVKRLLEPGKMELTSILEKLVKNPRTILNLSVPVLKHDEPANLTLFNTHEEWIYSEKEVRSKSKNSPYLGEMMKGRAVAIYNKGQFVENILREQ comes from the coding sequence ATGGCTCAGACTCCCAATCTGCTTATCAAAAACTGCAAACCCGTGGGTGATGGTTTTACCGGAAGCAAAACAATGGATATCCGGATTAAAAACGGCATTATAGATGAAATTTCTGATTCATTGAGTAAGTCCGGCGATGAGGAGGTCTTTGATGCCCAGGAAGCTTACGTGAGCGGAGGATGGATGGACATGCATGTTCATTTTCGTGAGCCGGGTTTTGAACATAAGGAAACGATTGAATCCGGCTGCCGGGCTGCCTCATTCGGCGGATTCACAGAAGTTGCATGTATGCCCAATACACAGCCTCCGATCCATACACGCGACGTGGTGGAGTACATCAAGAAAAGATCTGAAAAGGAAGCCGTTGAGGTGCACCCCATCGGTTGTGTTACGAAAGAACGAAAGGGCGACTCCATAGCCGAGATGAGCGATATGAAAGACGGCGGGGCCGTCGCCTTCAGCGACGACGGAGATCCGGTATCGAGCGCCAGGGTAATGCGCGTTGCACTCGAGTATTCATCCATGCTCGGCATGCCCATAATCAACCATGAGGAAGACCTGGAACTCTCGCGGCCCGGCCACATGAATGAAGGCACGGTATCAACACGGCTTGGCATTGAGGGTACGCCGGGCATTGCAGAAGAAACCATGATTGCACGCGATATTCTGCTCGCAGGATTCACGGGCGGACACATACACGTGGCCCATATCAGTACGCGAAAAGCGGTGGACCTTGTGCGAAGGGCCAAAGCGGAAGGCATACATGTAACCACTGAAGTCTGTACTCATCACTTCGATCTTACGGACGAGGAAATTGACCGGCGCCATTTCGATACCAATGTGAAAATGCATCCTCCTCTCAGAACCCGGGACGATGTGGAAGCAATGATTGAGGGGCTGCAGGACGGCACCATTGATGTGATTTGTACAGATCACGCCCCGCACGCCATTGAAGAGAAGGAGGTAGAGTTTATCTATGCACCCAACGGAATTACCGGACTGGAAACGGCATGGAGCGTGACAGTGAAAAGATTGCTGGAGCCTGGAAAAATGGAACTCACTTCCATTCTGGAAAAACTGGTTAAAAATCCCAGAACCATCCTCAATCTCAGTGTTCCGGTGCTTAAACACGACGAGCCTGCAAATCTCACATTGTTCAATACGCACGAAGAGTGGATTTATTCGGAAAAAGAGGTGCGATCAAAATCAAAAAATTCTCCTTATCTGGGTGAAATGATGAAAGGCAGGGCGGTAGCTATTTATAACAAGGGACAATTCGTTGAAAATATACTTCGGGAACAATGA
- a CDS encoding DUF3857 domain-containing protein gives MKLLRLSILFLLILSGWFPMRADVAGAQNITMETEVLEQIEIFDRFGNIFDQNFNESGYPGEPWYFQLKETVVRFDRRPQGITAFIDYLVRIRITTDDPLRIAEASLVGIPYYFQENMERVINLEGYTYQPDGERSYFSGEDAAVVDLNSRYKILEFQMPDVKEGSVIEYKYTLVRRYIEELPDVQFSHQVPVKKVNLYMKNEPYLRYQAVEENIDFDLNYTETRVDTSSIPMVFTYRRPEPVFIQQWSAEDIPAVDAAAYVSSVDDVRGKLKFQISEFGNPRQPLENSWEFVAAQIQRTINPFKMLAENTALTDLGSSLYSDLGTSEARIDSLFHYVNSRVQFNNTGSVFADSGLSHVLRGEPADQAEINMVLLALLRGSGFEAYPLYISGREFGRINLSFPSLYQFNRMLVVARKPADNEWIFMDASFSHSLPGLIPVESFSEQGMILKENEYEWTEIEPEKSFFGLDVNLEAQLSENGTLSGEFSGEVSGYPSRILRRDIALKRPLNEILKQLFFDSYPEAELRNASVSPLAGNRNVSVISADFVLSDYAVTYTEGMDYRPMVVGYLFSNPFEKTERRVPISLDAPETLSIDYRITLPEGYRFDVSGETRSTSLPGAQLFEEYLLFDNRIEYLFDIEITTKEFPADAYAQLRQIYDRWVALSNNAWFIERNP, from the coding sequence ATGAAACTTCTGCGACTGTCTATTCTATTTCTGCTGATTTTATCGGGATGGTTTCCGATGCGGGCGGATGTTGCAGGTGCGCAGAACATCACCATGGAAACTGAGGTTCTCGAACAAATTGAAATTTTTGACCGCTTCGGAAATATTTTCGACCAAAATTTCAATGAGTCAGGGTATCCCGGTGAACCCTGGTATTTTCAGCTTAAAGAAACAGTGGTTCGGTTCGACCGCCGTCCGCAGGGCATAACAGCCTTTATCGATTATCTGGTCAGAATACGGATTACAACAGACGACCCTTTACGAATAGCAGAAGCGTCACTGGTGGGGATTCCCTACTATTTCCAGGAAAACATGGAGCGTGTTATCAATCTGGAAGGGTACACCTACCAGCCCGATGGAGAACGGAGCTATTTCAGCGGAGAAGATGCAGCAGTGGTAGACCTGAACAGCAGGTACAAAATCCTTGAATTTCAGATGCCGGATGTGAAAGAAGGGTCTGTAATTGAGTACAAATATACCCTTGTGAGGAGATATATTGAGGAACTTCCCGACGTACAGTTCTCCCATCAGGTACCCGTAAAAAAGGTAAACCTCTACATGAAAAATGAACCCTATTTGCGGTATCAGGCTGTGGAGGAGAATATCGACTTTGATCTGAACTATACCGAAACCCGGGTCGATACCAGCAGCATACCGATGGTTTTTACCTACCGAAGGCCAGAACCCGTTTTCATTCAGCAGTGGAGTGCTGAAGATATTCCGGCGGTAGATGCAGCAGCCTACGTGTCATCGGTAGACGACGTGCGCGGCAAGTTGAAATTCCAGATCAGTGAATTCGGAAATCCGCGGCAACCGCTTGAAAACAGCTGGGAATTTGTGGCGGCGCAAATTCAGAGAACTATTAATCCGTTTAAAATGCTTGCAGAAAACACCGCCCTGACAGATCTCGGGTCATCTCTCTACAGTGATCTTGGTACGTCGGAAGCCCGAATCGACTCCCTGTTTCATTACGTAAATTCCAGGGTTCAGTTCAATAATACGGGATCAGTCTTTGCGGATTCCGGACTGAGTCATGTGCTCCGGGGCGAGCCTGCAGATCAGGCAGAGATTAATATGGTACTGCTTGCGCTTTTGCGCGGGTCGGGCTTTGAGGCCTATCCGCTCTACATCTCCGGGAGAGAGTTCGGAAGAATAAATCTCTCTTTTCCGTCTTTATATCAATTCAATCGCATGCTGGTGGTTGCCCGGAAGCCGGCAGACAATGAATGGATATTTATGGACGCCTCCTTCAGCCACAGTCTGCCGGGGCTGATTCCTGTTGAATCTTTCAGTGAGCAGGGTATGATTCTGAAAGAGAATGAATATGAGTGGACAGAAATAGAACCTGAAAAAAGCTTTTTTGGGCTGGATGTTAACCTGGAAGCGCAGCTGAGTGAAAACGGAACACTGAGCGGTGAGTTTTCGGGTGAAGTAAGTGGGTACCCGTCCAGAATTTTACGTCGCGACATTGCGCTCAAGCGTCCATTAAATGAGATTCTGAAGCAGCTTTTTTTTGATTCGTATCCTGAAGCTGAACTGCGAAATGCGTCTGTATCGCCCCTGGCCGGCAACCGGAATGTTTCTGTGATCAGCGCCGATTTCGTACTATCCGACTACGCAGTCACATACACCGAAGGCATGGACTATCGTCCGATGGTGGTTGGATACCTGTTCAGTAATCCGTTTGAGAAAACAGAACGCAGGGTACCGATCAGCCTGGACGCTCCTGAAACATTAAGTATCGATTACCGCATAACATTGCCCGAGGGGTATCGGTTTGATGTGTCGGGTGAAACACGGTCGACCAGCCTGCCGGGTGCTCAGCTATTTGAAGAGTACCTTCTGTTCGATAACCGGATAGAGTATCTGTTCGACATTGAGATCACCACGAAAGAATTCCCGGCAGATGCCTATGCACAGCTCAGGCAGATTTATGATCGCTGGGTGGCCCTCAGCAATAATGCCTGGTTTATTGAAAGAAATCCCTGA
- the tsaB gene encoding tRNA (adenosine(37)-N6)-threonylcarbamoyltransferase complex dimerization subunit type 1 TsaB: MTLDTHLYKYILAIETATPVCSVALRKPDGRMIEKRVEGTGVHSEKTFMFIRELMESAGIGAQDLDAVLFSNGPGSYTGLRIGAAAVKGLLFGTKISLYLFPTLLSYAVRALPDDGNASQTIHAVINARRNHLYIQKAGADLEKIGKPAVSELEQIKKELNEGDILIGTGWDRLNLEPNDKIGTIGTEGISATSLIKAFGNDRLKDYFEKAEPKSFEPHYLTLSQVNNSRIQG, encoded by the coding sequence ATGACGCTGGATACTCATTTATACAAATACATTCTGGCCATTGAAACGGCTACTCCGGTCTGTTCTGTCGCACTGCGGAAACCGGACGGCAGGATGATTGAAAAACGTGTGGAAGGAACCGGGGTGCATTCCGAGAAAACATTCATGTTCATCAGAGAACTGATGGAGTCTGCCGGGATCGGCGCGCAGGACCTGGATGCTGTGCTATTCAGTAACGGTCCTGGCTCTTATACAGGTTTAAGAATCGGTGCGGCAGCCGTAAAAGGCCTTCTTTTTGGCACAAAAATAAGCCTCTATCTCTTTCCCACCCTTCTTTCATATGCGGTGAGAGCACTGCCAGACGATGGAAATGCTTCTCAAACGATACACGCTGTGATTAACGCCCGCCGGAACCATCTCTACATTCAGAAGGCCGGAGCTGATCTTGAAAAGATCGGTAAACCGGCAGTATCCGAACTTGAGCAGATAAAAAAAGAGCTTAATGAAGGAGATATTCTGATCGGAACAGGCTGGGATAGGCTGAACCTGGAACCCAACGATAAAATCGGGACGATAGGAACAGAGGGGATATCGGCAACGTCGCTCATTAAAGCATTCGGGAATGACAGGCTGAAAGACTATTTTGAAAAAGCAGAACCAAAGTCATTTGAACCGCACTATCTTACTCTTTCGCAGGTAAATAATTCACGGATTCAAGGTTAA
- the accD gene encoding acetyl-CoA carboxylase, carboxyltransferase subunit beta: protein MSWFKRKDSNIQTDKKKDMPEGVWVKVPETGDTIHRRELEENLWVDPISGYHFRIGSKEYFSILFDDENFKEIADDILPTDPLEFVDRKKYADRIKDTQKKTGLTDAARVGVGKMGGHNVVIACMDFSFIGGSMGSVVGERLGQAIDHAREKKYPLIIISQSGGARMMESVLSLMQLPKTSAKLARLDKERVPYISLMTNPTTGGVTASYAMLGDFNIAEPGSLIGFAGPRVIRQTIGRDLPEGFQTAEYLVEHGFLDFIVPRTKMKKKLSKLLTILENKSG, encoded by the coding sequence ATGTCCTGGTTTAAAAGAAAAGATTCGAATATACAGACGGATAAGAAAAAAGATATGCCTGAAGGGGTGTGGGTAAAAGTGCCTGAAACCGGCGACACCATCCACAGGCGTGAACTGGAAGAAAATCTATGGGTGGACCCAATCAGCGGATATCACTTCCGCATTGGTAGCAAAGAGTATTTCTCCATCCTGTTTGATGATGAAAATTTCAAGGAAATTGCAGATGATATTCTGCCCACGGATCCTCTTGAGTTTGTTGACCGAAAGAAATATGCCGACAGAATCAAAGATACGCAGAAAAAAACGGGTTTAACCGATGCAGCCAGGGTTGGCGTCGGTAAGATGGGCGGACACAATGTGGTTATTGCCTGTATGGACTTCAGCTTTATCGGAGGAAGCATGGGGTCTGTAGTGGGTGAACGGCTTGGACAGGCAATCGATCATGCCCGGGAAAAGAAATATCCCCTCATTATCATCTCTCAGTCAGGAGGTGCAAGGATGATGGAGAGTGTACTGAGCCTGATGCAGCTTCCCAAAACATCCGCCAAACTTGCCCGGCTTGATAAGGAGAGAGTTCCATATATCTCGCTCATGACCAACCCGACAACGGGCGGTGTTACAGCCAGCTACGCTATGCTTGGTGACTTCAATATCGCAGAGCCCGGATCGCTTATAGGTTTTGCGGGTCCGCGGGTGATACGCCAGACCATCGGGAGAGATCTGCCTGAGGGCTTCCAAACGGCAGAATACCTGGTTGAGCACGGTTTTCTTGACTTCATCGTGCCAAGAACCAAGATGAAGAAGAAATTGTCAAAACTGCTGACCATTCTGGAAAATAAATCGGGCTGA
- the obgE gene encoding GTPase ObgE, which produces MRFADYAKIYVTAGKGGDGMAHFRREKYVPKGGPDGGDGGKGGDVILVGNKQLNTLLDLRYRKFIKADRGGHGQTSRKTGRDGKTERLEVPLGTVAYDAESRERLGEITEDGQELIVAKGGDGGLGNWHFRSATNQTPQHAQEGKDGEERVVELELKLIADVGLVGFPNAGKSTLLSALSEAKPKIADYPFTTLEPNLGVVAFSDYRSFVMADIPGIIEDAHQGKGLGLQFLRHIERNNVLLFMVGCDSDIEEEYSALLHELKAYRPDLLDKPRILAITKMDLKEGYELDSPPEIDDDVEVIKISSATGYGMEELKELIWRKLQNIGEEEPL; this is translated from the coding sequence ATGAGATTTGCCGACTATGCTAAAATATATGTTACTGCGGGAAAGGGCGGGGATGGAATGGCTCATTTCCGTAGGGAAAAGTATGTTCCGAAAGGCGGTCCCGACGGTGGCGATGGAGGTAAAGGTGGAGATGTAATTCTGGTGGGTAATAAACAGCTGAACACGCTTCTTGATCTGCGATACCGGAAATTTATAAAGGCTGACCGGGGTGGCCACGGACAAACATCACGTAAAACGGGCAGAGACGGTAAAACCGAACGGCTCGAAGTGCCTTTGGGAACCGTAGCCTACGATGCAGAATCCCGTGAACGTTTGGGGGAAATTACGGAAGATGGTCAGGAATTGATCGTAGCTAAAGGCGGAGACGGGGGGCTGGGCAACTGGCATTTCCGAAGTGCCACCAATCAGACTCCGCAACACGCACAGGAGGGAAAAGACGGTGAGGAGAGAGTTGTGGAGCTGGAGCTTAAATTGATTGCAGATGTAGGACTTGTGGGTTTTCCCAATGCAGGCAAAAGCACGCTCCTTTCAGCACTTTCAGAGGCAAAACCAAAAATTGCCGATTATCCGTTTACAACGCTGGAACCTAATCTCGGGGTGGTTGCCTTTTCCGATTATCGCAGTTTTGTGATGGCGGATATACCCGGAATCATTGAAGATGCCCATCAGGGTAAAGGGCTTGGGCTACAGTTCCTGAGGCATATTGAGCGAAATAATGTTCTCCTGTTTATGGTTGGCTGTGATTCTGATATTGAAGAGGAGTATAGCGCACTGCTTCACGAACTGAAGGCGTATCGGCCCGATCTTCTTGATAAACCGCGAATCCTCGCCATTACAAAAATGGACCTAAAGGAGGGGTATGAACTTGACAGCCCGCCGGAGATTGATGATGATGTGGAGGTGATTAAAATCTCATCAGCTACAGGATACGGGATGGAAGAACTGAAAGAGCTGATCTGGAGGAAATTGCAAAATATTGGAGAGGAAGAGCCACTATAG
- the dprA gene encoding DNA-processing protein DprA — protein sequence MERKSHYRGLIALQLVPGLGLQRARILLQQLRAEDASELFRCSIRELTKTDGIGENVAGNLVRFNEWQKVDRILLQTQKAGARFIAFDDEHYPELLRHIYDPPLILWLRGSSEALTAPGIGVVGTRRPGRYGLSQTVEWVKNLVSSNVSVNSGLAYGVDTAAHRETLDAGGKTVAVLGSGINVIYPARNSGLAKRITEQGGALITEYPPNTPPDAVNFPGRNRIVSGMSHGILVVESGIKGGSMITARYALDQNREVFVVPHPLGYAGGEGCNYLIRTGQGKLVQTPDDIFDELSIGPADVIKSTQLHPGEAWKKLDLSPGQTEICKALNVDKLHIDVLCEKLNLPGYKVLPEMLELEMRGVVRQSAGKYFELV from the coding sequence TTGGAGAGGAAGAGCCACTATAGAGGATTGATTGCGCTGCAGCTTGTGCCCGGCCTGGGGCTTCAGCGTGCCAGGATACTGCTGCAGCAGCTCCGTGCCGAGGATGCTTCGGAGCTGTTCAGATGCAGCATCAGGGAACTGACGAAAACAGACGGTATCGGGGAGAATGTGGCCGGTAACCTGGTGAGATTCAATGAATGGCAAAAGGTTGACAGGATCCTGTTACAGACCCAAAAGGCGGGAGCCCGGTTCATCGCTTTTGATGATGAACACTATCCGGAACTTCTGCGCCATATCTATGATCCGCCGCTTATTCTGTGGCTCAGGGGAAGCAGTGAAGCGCTTACCGCCCCAGGGATCGGGGTTGTCGGAACACGTCGCCCCGGCCGGTACGGACTTTCACAAACAGTAGAATGGGTAAAAAACCTTGTCAGCAGCAACGTATCCGTCAACAGCGGACTGGCATACGGTGTGGATACCGCTGCACACCGGGAAACGCTCGACGCAGGCGGAAAAACGGTTGCCGTTCTGGGGTCCGGTATCAATGTGATTTATCCGGCCAGAAATTCAGGCCTGGCGAAGCGGATAACGGAGCAGGGAGGTGCGCTGATTACCGAATATCCGCCGAATACACCACCGGATGCGGTAAATTTTCCCGGCAGAAACCGGATTGTAAGCGGTATGAGCCATGGAATTCTGGTTGTAGAGTCGGGAATCAAAGGCGGCAGCATGATTACGGCCCGCTATGCGCTCGATCAGAACAGGGAGGTATTTGTAGTTCCGCACCCGCTGGGATACGCAGGTGGTGAAGGCTGTAACTATTTGATCCGGACCGGTCAGGGGAAACTTGTTCAGACACCCGATGATATTTTTGATGAACTCTCCATTGGGCCGGCAGACGTCATAAAGTCCACACAATTGCACCCCGGTGAGGCCTGGAAAAAACTGGACCTGAGTCCCGGACAAACGGAGATATGTAAGGCGCTCAATGTGGATAAGCTCCATATCGATGTACTCTGCGAAAAGTTAAACCTTCCCGGTTATAAGGTATTGCCTGAAATGCTGGAACTGGAAATGAGAGGCGTGGTAAGGCAGTCGGCCGGAAAATACTTTGAACTGGTTTGA
- a CDS encoding DUF3109 family protein, with protein MIRVGDVILSEDIATAKFACNISLCKGACCVVGDAGAPVSRREIPVLNKAFRKLKGSLAPEAVKKAEEEGVVLGDPENGYEINCINTGECIFVEKDEHGIATCAIQKAYYEGRFNWEKPISCHLYPVRLKHIAGFDYANFEYIPDLCSAGCKRGEDEGIYLSDFLESALVRRYGRDWYDQFLMACRDVRGEKEHA; from the coding sequence ATGATTCGAGTAGGAGACGTCATATTGTCGGAAGATATTGCAACGGCCAAATTTGCATGCAATATTTCTCTGTGTAAAGGAGCCTGTTGCGTTGTAGGTGATGCGGGTGCACCCGTTTCACGCCGTGAAATACCCGTACTGAACAAAGCTTTTCGCAAGCTCAAGGGATCACTTGCACCTGAAGCAGTCAAAAAAGCGGAAGAAGAGGGTGTTGTTCTCGGCGATCCGGAAAACGGTTATGAAATCAACTGCATTAACACCGGGGAATGTATTTTTGTTGAAAAAGACGAACATGGCATAGCAACCTGTGCCATACAGAAAGCATATTATGAAGGCCGGTTTAACTGGGAAAAGCCGATAAGCTGTCACCTCTATCCGGTTCGGCTGAAGCATATCGCAGGTTTCGATTATGCCAATTTTGAATATATCCCCGACCTCTGTTCGGCCGGCTGTAAGCGGGGGGAGGATGAAGGAATTTACCTGTCCGATTTTCTGGAGAGCGCCCTGGTAAGGAGATACGGGCGCGATTGGTATGATCAGTTTTTGATGGCATGCAGGGATGTGAGGGGTGAGAAGGAGCATGCTTAA